The Eubalaena glacialis isolate mEubGla1 chromosome 3, mEubGla1.1.hap2.+ XY, whole genome shotgun sequence nucleotide sequence CAGTGGTCTCATATTCTCTTTGAATATGAGGAAGTCTTGGGAAACCCAAGACTTTTACCTGCACTCCTTCCTGGCAATGGCCAGGCAGGGATTTGTGGACTTTGGTTTTTCCCTGTCACGGGGTCCACTCCATCCTGGAGGATCATGACAACTTCTAAGTGTGTCTACATACATTCTAACGTACAAGTGAGGTCAGCCCCATTCCATCTGGATTATTACATAGAATAGCTTAGTCAAAAGCCTCCATTTTTCTCACCTGGGAGCTACAGCCTTGAcacattcaacaagcatttgtcCTTGAGTGGCTGCTGAGGCAGTGACACAGGCTTCAGTGACTCTGGCTCACAGACCGTagctttaaaaatgcaaacaagaAGGATCAGGTTTACTAATCTAGTGAAAAGTTTTACtaattttcttatgaaaatgcAGGTTTACTAATCTAGTGAAAAGTTTTACtaattttcttatgaaaatgcAGGGGCTCATATGGAAAGCTACAAAGGCAGGCAGGCTCCAAGTTGGGTCACTCTGGGTATTTAGGATATTCAGGAGTGCTTTTCTGCTTGAAGAGAAACCAGCTGTGAAAGTACTATCAAAGAAGACCAGAGAGGGACAGAGGTTAAAGTGGAGAAGGCAAATTTGATGCAGGACTATTGCAAAAATGGAAGAGAGACCCAGTAAGCAACTGGGCTCCATTCAAAATACAATAGGGACAAGTGGGGATTTACAGCCGGGGAACAGGGGTGTAGGTGGATGGCATATTACTGAGAGGAGACATAAGGACTGAGGCGGGGTGAGATTCTAGCTTAATCAACCTAACAGGATTCCTACTGAAGGCAGCCAATGATGACCAGATACCAAGAGTGAGAAGTGAGACATTTTGATCAGATATTGTGgatgatcagatatcaagggtggaGTGGGCAGATAGCTCTCCCTTGAAGTTTCTCAAACATGTGACCCAAGAGATTCTACTTCATCCCTTTTTGCAAACCAGACTGGCACACCCAGCCTGGTGGCTCCTCAAATGGTCATCTGTGCTCCTATTTCATTATTGTGTTTTACACTTGGAACACACTGCCTCCAGGAAAGCCACCAAAAAAACCTAGTCAACAAAAGTCACAGCGGTTGTGGAAAGTAAATCATGGCCCCTGCACTTATGAATAGAAGCACAAGTCCCCGACTGTATAACTGGAATTGATACTGAgcccaagcttgtactgctcgcCACACAACAGACCCAGAAACTGAGAGATGGGTTGTTTGTGCAAAGAATAGTGAGTTTAtttggaaagccggcagaccaataagatggtggactagtgtcccaaagaactaAGTTCTCTGTATTACAATTTAGGCGTCTTTTATAATAAAAGGGGAGGGGTTAAGTTCTGGTTCTGGCCAGATGCTGGAGggcatgtgttaatttcttcctttctacagCCATTCAAAGGTGGGCCTGCTCAAGATGTTTCCtatgagctaaacaaaggtattttagcttaatgctcattaagGGTTCCAGACACGGGCCATTATATAACAGAATGCAAAGGTTCTTTCCTATTACAGAATTCCCATCTTCTCAGGACACAATTCTTAATAACTTGGAAGAGTGAACATATGGGGTTGGCTGAGATGCTGCGACTTTGTCCTCAGCCCCATCTCATTGGATTTTACTAAATATCCCATAAACTGTGTGTgcatcattatcttcattttacggGGAAACTGAAGCTCTTGCCTAAGGTCCTCCCAGCCCTATATCCCCTTCCACCCCGGAGTCAACAATACTAGTCTCTGAATCCTTAGCAGGgagccttcactttttttttaattggagtatagttgcttcacaatgttgtgttagtttctactgtacagcaaattgaatcagctatacgtatatgtatctcccctcttttttggatttccttcccatttaggtcaccacagagcactgagtagagttccctgtgctgtacagtaggttctcattagttatctattttatacatagtatcaatagtgtatatatgtcaatcccagtctcccaattcatcccaccccgcctttcccccttggtatccatatgtttgttctttgcacctgtgcctctatttctgctttgtaaataagactgTCTATgcaaattttttcagattccacatatatgcgttaatatatgatatttgtttttctctttctgacttactttgtatGACTTACtttgtctctaggtccatccacatctctacaaatgacccaattgtgttcctttttatggctgagtaatattccattgtatttatgtaccatatcttctttatccattgatctgttgatggacatttagttagtttccatgtcctggcaattgtaaatagtgctgcaatgaacactggggtgcatgtatcttttggaattaaggttttctgtgggtatatgcccagcagtgggattgctgggtcacatggtagtcactatggagaacagtatttttagtttccttaaaaaactaaaaatagggagcCTTCTTTTGGGTGCACTTTGTTTAGACCCACTGTGATGGATAAATTTATGTGTCAACTTCACTGTGacaagggatgcccagatagcagGTCAAACATTAATTCTGGGAGGATATTTAAGGGCATTCTAGGAAGAGATGAGCATtggaatcagtagactgagtgaaGAGATTTGCCTTCATGAATGTGGGTGAGTATCATCCTATCCTCTTGAGGCCTAAATGGAACAACAAGGGcaaattccttctttttctctcttattgCCCATGAATATTGGAGTTTCTGGCTCTTGAGCCTTGAAAGTCTACAATATACGTTCTggtcccctggttctcaggtcttTAGCCTTGACTTGGAGCTACACCATAAGTTCCACTGCTTTTCAGCCTTAAGACTAGTTCTGAATTATACCACGGACTTTCCTAGTTCTCTAACGAACAGACagcagactgtgggacttctcagcctctggaACCAGGCAAGCCTCTTCTCATAATACATATGTGTCTATATATACAGGTGAATCTCGAAAAACACGTGGTTGAACTGTTCAGGTTCACTGCTATGTGgttatttttcagtagtaaatataGTTCTACACCATCTGTAATTGGTTGAACCTGAGGATGCTGAACTGAAGATAAGGAGGGCCGACTACGAGTTATATGCAATACATAACAGACATTTTGTTGTTACATATTCTGAAATGCTGATGTCAAAACATGCTATACTTCTCTTCCCTGATAGGGAGAGACAGGAGTTGTAATGGGAATAATATCAATCTCTTATTGAAATGACCAAACCCCCAAaaggatattatttttaatgtggtatggaaataataaaaccatgttaaatacatgtattcttttagtattttgttAAAAGGAATTTGGATGTCTGGCCACAACTAGATTATATCAATAAGGACCACTACTGACCCATGACAGTCATGGAATGGTGAGGACCAGAGTCTCAAGCTTATTGACAGTGTGGACAACACCTTCCAGAACTGTGGGCCTTGCCTTTTGCAGTGAAGCCTTTctcagcacatgcaaaggccagGAACTGAGACTTATGGACCCATTGGTAGAACTGTGAAGAATACTCATGTCCAGGGTCATGACCTAACTCAGCAGTGAGGGCCCTGCCAAGAGCTCTTCACTCCAATGGCTCAATGACGTGGAGTATATTCCCCTTTTTTTGTATTAAcccactgaatagccaaagaagtaGGCAAAGACATAAGAGATTCCCCAGACGGAATAAAGAACTTGAAGCAATAGTAAGGTTTCAGATTATAGACAACTCAGTGCCTTTTTTTTCATCAATAATTGGAGATTCCTGAGGTATAAACTGAGAAAACAGAATAATATATCATGGAGGGCAGCAGTCCGTTTTCACTGAGggtctctttatttctttatttttttcattgctttacAAACATCCATGCAAGGATAACTCCAACATGTGGGTCTCAAGCCTGTAACCAGCTCCAAAAATTTACATTCATATTTGACTGTATAAACACCTATCCCCAAAGTCCCATCACCTCCCAGAGTCTGTATTTCCAGTGCAATCCTGCACCCACACTGGATCACCATTCCTTTTCCCATTCACATTGAGCAGATATCAGAAACCATGGGTGTGTTTTCCCTTCATAGTGTACCTATGTCCTAGATTTCAGTTTCCAAGTGCCCAGAATAAAGTTTTACATAGAGGCAACCAACTAGACATGAGTATTACAGCAGTATATAACAGGCTCGATGTGACTGCATATGGCATCACCATAGTGAGGACAGGGTCTGAGCCTAAGCCAGATGATCCTAGGCCATCCCAAGTCTCTCAGAATCTCAAACAGCTCAGCATGAAGCTGGGCAAGTCTCCCTTCCAGGGGAACACCCTGAGGGCAGTAACTTTCCTGAGGCGCAGGATACAGCTCTTGACTTAAACAGGGCAGTCCAACGGTGTGTCGCAGCATCTTCTCCATGACGACCATGGAAAGGAGGTTCCCACACAGGCTGAAGGACCTGAGCTGGGAGCAGCTGCTCAGGGCAGGCAGGATGGCCTCAAGTTGGGAGTCCATGATTCCACACTGACTTAAGTCCAGTTCCTGGAGAGTGGCAGCAACTTTCTCCAGCAGAATTTGGAGGAGCTCAGGACTAAAGTCGGTCAGCCTGACGCCACTCAGATCCAGGCCTTTTAGCTGACTGATGTTCGGGCACTGGGACAGATGGATCAAGTCTGATTCTGTAAGCTGGCAGTTAGTTATTGAGAGGTTGTCCAAGGTGGTCATCAGGCACCTGGGGAGAAACCAAGCAATTAGTTGTTGGAAACTGAGGTGCCAGGTGAGCTCCAGGTAAGAGACAAGTGATTTCTACAGGGCTAAGGTTAGTCTAACCATCTGATGATGGTCAATACACTGATTGCCCAGTCTCGCTGTAGGCTCAGTCCTGTCACCATTGTGTGACTGAGTCACTTCACAGGATCTTGAAAACtctctttcttcatctataaagcaGAGTACAGCATACTCCACTTCCTTatgagaatgaatgaaaataatggaGTACTCTAGGACATGCTCAGACAAGAGCCAGAGAGAGTTTCAATCAAGTGTGGACATCACTGAATTTTAGTATTGGTAGATGAGATAAAAAATGATTTCAACTCAGATTCCTTCAGTCTCTGCTTGAGCTCCAGACGCCTATATCTCTGGCCAGGTGAGGCTGTACAGAGACATACATAAACCTACACAACATTGAACAACATCAACTGGGGTTGCCTGTCTGTATGGGATCACCTATATCCCTGCATCATCTACAAACCTTCTATCACTTTTTACTATCCTTTTGACTCTGATCCACTACCATCATTTCCAGAATCATAGTTTCCCATAtattaattaatgtaattaatacATATTAATTATCTGGAGCATAAGACAACATTTTACAGGCAGGGAGTTTAAGACAGGCTCATTGCAGTCACGAACCTTGTGAGCGTTGAGCTTTTCTTCAGAAATACTCTGGTCTGATGTGGTTTCCCCCCTTCAATGTCCTCTTTACTTACCTATTTTTATAAGTCATTTGAACATAGACTCTCTTCCTAAGGAAGAAATCACAAACTCCTCATTGCTAGATCAAAACATCCCAGTCTATAATCTGTACCTCCCTAGCAGTGTGTCCCTTTCCAGAGCCACTATACCACTTTAGCCTCCTACCTTGATTTGTGTGGATACGGGATACCACACTTCAGGATAGAGCAACAAAGGAGGCAGTGCGTTTGACATTTTAGTGTTTTCAATGGTAGCGTGTTAAGTGTTACCCAGCCAGTGGCCCAACTCACCTGAGCGTCTGGTCCAGGCAGCCTTCAAGGAAGGAGGGAGATTCCAGATGGAGGTCCCGGCGGTGGAGCAGCCTGAGGAACTGAGAGGTAATTTGGACATGACGCCGCTCCTGCTTCTCGAAGGCAGACAGGTGGATGTGGGAGAGAAAGAGTCTCTGCACATTACTCATCTCACCGAAGAAAGAAGCAAACATAGCCAGAGTGGACAGATGCCAAATGCCAGATCCACTTCCTGGATACAGTCCAGCCGCACCATACTCAGGACTTTCATAATATTTTCCATGGGCGTTGAAAAGATCTTCAGCTTCTTACAGCACAGGTGTATGAAAACTTTTCTCTGCTCCACCCACCTGAGGAGGTAGGTGAGGAAGTTATCCAGGGTACTTTTCTTCAGACAAAGGTCTATGAAAACTTTAAACGGGGCCAAGTGCTGCTTTGTCATTGACCTGTGTTCAGCCACTTGTGCCATTCGTGAGCTTGAGCACCCGTGAGTGCTGGCTCCAGACCACATACTCCAGAAGTTCTGGCCAGTGTCACGTAGATCTAGCACCCACAGTTTGCACCTCCTATGGGGAAAAAGGAGATTGGTGGGGATGCATTAAAATCCACACAGAATGAAGAAACAGCCTCAATATTTGACAACAGGCTGCCCACCTGTGCTGTAACGTTAGATTCCTGACATCACCTGCTGCCttgccttcttccctccctgtctCACTTTCTTCCATCTCCCTTTGCCTTCCCCTACTTTCTGGTTCTCCACTCCTAGTAACATTAAGCAGCACTGGGAGGAGGTGAAGCATGTTCTTTCAGGCTCTCCTGCATCATGGGCACTCCTATGCTTCCGGGAAGCATTTCCCATAGTGAGCCAAATCCCCTAAACGTCTTCGTTGTCATCTTCAGAACTCTCTGTTCCATCCTTTTTCCATCTACTTAGCCTCACCCCAGCTGCCTCCTCTAGGACGATCCAGATTTTACCAGGCTACCAGAATCAGACTCACCTGGATCGAACCTTCTGGGCAAGCAGGGCATCAAGCGCTTCCAGCACTGCTTGTAAGGGTCCCACATGAGGCATGTCTTTCAGACCCCCCAGAGGCAGGTGGACAAAGGGCCAGGTTTGCACCATGGCCTTCAGGGTCTCGATGCATCTCCCATGGAAAGCCTCCATCAACAGTGGTGGGAAGAGTTCTGTGGGTAGATCCTCCAGAGCAGAAAAGACCAAGGCTTCTTCCCCCAGCAGGTTCATTCCCGCAATGTCCAGGAGTCTGGGTGGAGTCCAGAAACTCATCCTAACTCTGCTCCAAAAGGAATCCTCTAGAACATTCGAGGGAACAAGGCATCCATTTCAGGCCAAGCATGAGCATACCTAAGACTGTCTCCCTACCCTTCAGAGGAACCTACTCAGGGCCAAGGTGCCTGCTCTGGAAGGGGTGGAAGTGCCTCACCTAACCTATATTACACTCTGAGCTCAGTGGGCACAAAGCTTTAACTCTTTGCCTTTGACGGATTCAGAACAATCATCTAACAAGTACCGATGAGGAAAAAAGGCATCCACTAGCCCATTCAGTTCCATCCACTGCTTTGCTTAAGTCATGTCCCACTGGGAAATGGGTACCAAGGATCCTGAAAACTGACTCCAAACTTTATTTGGGGAAGACTTTCAGACCATGACTTAGAGCCCTAAATCTATGGGAAAAGGAGTGTCATGTGGACCAACGCAGCCTACATCTTCAGTTACCCCAGTTAACCTGGCTagtaaagatgaaagaaatacCCCTAACATGCATGCCATTTGTACACAAAAGTAGTGTTTaaatttcaagaaataaaattccaaacagatttttttattaaaaatatctccttggtaaagacattttaaaatgatatcagCTAAAGCACAAATCAAAATGTTTGGGATTCAGGCAAAACTACACTGAGAGGCAAAACCAAAACCTGAAATGTGTTCATCTGaaagaaatgatttttcaaaaactCTTTGTGCCATCCAGAGTTCCACGCTACCCTTCGAGATTAGCTAACCATGGGTAAGAAGAGGGTGTCCTTAGCTGAGGTTGGTAACTTAGTGCTATGATGGGGTTGGCAGGGTGCTCAGACCTCAGACCCTCTGGAGAACACAGCTGGCAAGTCCAGAGCCAGAAGATTCTGCATCTCTTCTTCGGGCTTGAGACTTTTATAAATGTTTCTAATCCCATCATCTCTCTGTCCAACTACTAACTCAATCAGTATGGTATACCTGTTTAGATTCCAGACTGCCCATTGGATTCATGCTGATTGGatcttcatttttctccagaTTAATTGATTGATCAGATATCAATTcaggaaacagaaagaataaTGGAGGGGGTAATCAAGGactcattcattgattcacttAACAAGTATTGATTGATATTTACCAATATGGACAGTTATATTCCTGGGCTTGATCAGGGAAGAAATTGTTGGTACTTGACATtggacaacaaaaaaacaaaactagaaatcaTCATTGTTGGGGGAACTTTGGCCATAtcaaaattaccaaaatgtcCCTGAATGAAAACAGCTGCATGAAAACAGTGGTACTAttcccaaaggaaacaaaataaacccaTTCCTGTATCAACTTGTCACCTAGGTGTTATGTAGGAAACATAGGAGACCGTGAGCCTATTCAGGCAGGAAGGGAAGAGCTTGTGTGGATGTGGTTGGTTTTCCAGCCTTAAGCAAAGCCTTCTCTGAAGGTTGACAGGTCAAAATCTCACTGAGAAGTAAGAGTAGCGCTGGACGGTTTGGAGCTGGGCATTCCTCAAGGGATGACATGATTGATTGCAACAATGTAAAGTAAAGCAGTTTTTTCCCtcttgggaaggagggagatttaAAGACCTTTTTCTCGGtgatatttagaaagtaaaaaagaGTGGCTCAAAGGAAACAGTGTCATCTTTGAGGGTGTTTCTTCCTAGAAAGTTGGGATCAGCACAGCAAACACCATGAAAAGACTAACTCTAAGAATgtgagaagagggagagatgtGAATCCTGGGATCAGACATTTCCAAGACTGAGAGCCACTGAGAGTGGGCACTGTAGGCTTTTTGGGAACTTGGAGCCAGGGAAGAAATAAACGTGGGTCAGTCGCAAATAACACGGTCATCCAGGGGCAGGTGCTACCAGAAGCGGTTTTCTTTGAGTTTTTTTCTTACTGAGGACACTTTCCAGATGGCAAATAGCCCAGCCACTTTCCAGCAGTCTTGGAAGCCAAACCATAATCCCATGGGTAACCTTTCCAAGCGTATTTACATAATTACTCTTTCCTAAAACTTAGCAAAGTTCAACACAGATTCTGATCAAGGAGATGCCATTAGgcacagaaataaaattctgtttttctcttcataAATAGCAACACCTTTCCTGCACTAAATTCAGAAGCTCTGTGTGGTGTTTCAGGTTCTGCCGCTTTAGGGATGACTCCCACCTGGGCTGCATCACACAGAGATTCTTTTGAAGTTTAAGGTCACAAATAAAGGGCgaccctttctccatcttcaagaattttccttgtctctctccccccaccattTATTTGATGACCAAACGATACTTATATACCTCTGCCACCAAGGTGAGGACTCTTTGAAGGGTTTTCTCCCTCTTGGTCACTTTCCAGAAGATTCCTTTCACCACATTTCTACCATGGCTATAAGTGGCCTTTGCAGAAAATAGGGTTAAATTGGATTCTACTCAATAGACATTTTAACTCCTATGTCACCAATCCCTTTTATTAATGGCCTGTAATAGAGTGAGATTAGTAACAATGATTATCATAAACCTTTCTGTTTACTGAACATAAACTGGGTGAGCAATGGTGTGGGCATTTTTATTCACTACTTCAGATAATCTTCAGAGAAAATCTAAACATCACTGCTGTTTTCCCCTATCTTGGGCTGATGAACCACGGTCTCTGCCAGGTAGAAAAATCTTCCCATTTCTGTGCAGTGAATAATTAGGTGACAGGATCAGAAGGACCCCTTGAATTGTCAGACAACCTAAATCTTGCAAAGGACAGACTGAGAGACTTCACGTGATGTTAGTGGAAATGCGGAAATCGCAGAGTCTAAGCAGGGGTTGTTTCCATGGGATCACATCTTCTATGAAATCCAAAAAGGGCATTGTTTAAAGTGACAAGTTGAAACTAATTCTCTGAAGAAAACTCGAGGGCTGGTATGGAAAGCTCCAAAAGTAGCCAGACTCCAAGTTGGTCATTCTCGTATATGTGGGAATTTGGGGGATATTCAGAAGGACTTTCCTGCCTGAGCAGTAATCAGCTGTGGAAGTTGTATCAGAGAAAATGAGACAGACACAGGTTTATGAGGTGAAGGCAAATTTTATTCAGGACTATGACGATAGATAACCCAGCATGTAACTTGGCTTCATTCACAATTCAACAAATGCAACTAGGGATTCACAGCCAAGTAGCAGGGGTTTTGTTGGCCGGTAAATTActgagaggagacatcaggtctGGGAGAGATTCTGGCTGAACCAATGTAATAGATTTCTTGCTGAAGGCAGCCCAGCATGATCCTTTACCAATAGTGGGCAGTGAAGAATTTTGATCAGGTTTTTGGGGTCATCAGATATAAATGGTGGGGATTCTTGCTGAACTGGTTTAGAATTCTTGTTCAAACTGGATTTTACAAGGAAGTACACAGACAATCGCTGGAGAAGTTTCAGAAGCCTGAATAAACTTTGGTCAAACAAGGAACGTTTCCAGTTGAGGGGACTGTGTTGGGGCACTGAGTGGACGGTGCAAACGCTGATTAGTGAAGTGTGTGGCCAACTTGGGAACAGGTGAAAGTCACTGATGCTGGGCAGGGAGGGCACAGGCAGGTCACGTGGGAGTTGGAATGAAGAGGGGATCCTTTGAAAGATTTCCATGATCTGATTAACAGTCTCACACTCACTGTGATGAGTGCCTGGAGATGACGTTGTCAGTGGACAAAGGagcaagaagggagagaacacAACCCGCATCCTGGCCTGGACAGAGCAGTCGTGTTGGAGACCCACAGAGGTGGAAAGACACAGGAGTTCCCATAGCCTTGGCAGTTTGTAGGAGGCTTGAGGGTGGGTGTGGGGAAAACAGAGGAGGATGGCCGCTGGAATGCTGATTGGTCCACTGGGGTCTTGTTCTCTGTACGGTGATGGGttgctatgaactgaatgtttgttcCCCATCCCCTACTCCACCGGccacacccaaacacacacacatcccacagGTTCATATCTTGAAGCtttaatccccagtgtgatgggaTTTGGAGGTGGTCCCTTAGAAGGTAACTAGGTTTGGAGGACGTCATGGAGATGG carries:
- the LOC133087272 gene encoding LOW QUALITY PROTEIN: PRAME family member 12-like (The sequence of the model RefSeq protein was modified relative to this genomic sequence to represent the inferred CDS: inserted 1 base in 1 codon), which translates into the protein MNLLGEEALVFSALEDLPTELFPPLLMEAFHGRCIETLKAMVQTWPFVHLPLGGLKDMPHVGPLQAVLEALDALLAQKVRSRRCKLWVLDLRDTGQNFWSMWSGASTHGCSSSRMAQVAEHRSMTKQHLAPFKVFIDLCLKKSTLDNFLTYLLRWVEQRKVFIHLCCKKLKIFSTPMENIMKVLSMVRLDCIQEVDLAXWHLSTLAMFASFFGEMSNVQRLFLSHIHLSAFEKQERRHVQITSQFLRLLHRRDLHLESPSFLEGCLDQTLRCLMTTLDNLSITNCQLTESDLIHLSQCPNISQLKGLDLSGVRLTDFSPELLQILLEKVAATLQELDLSQCGIMDSQLEAILPALSSCSQLRSFSLCGNLLSMVVMEKMLRHTVGLPCLSQELYPAPQESYCPQGVPLEGRLAQLHAELFEILRDLGWPRIIWLRLRPCPHYGDAICSHIEPVIYCCNTHV